AATTAGCTTCTTCAATAAATTTAACTGCTATATTCATAATCTGTTCACTGACTTTTATTTTTTTTAATTTTTCCTTAGCAGAAAAAATTTTTTCTTTTAAAAGCTCTTCATCTTCAAAATATTTTTCAGAAAACGCTATTGGATTCTTTTCAAATTCTAATCTTTTTTTTATTATATTTACCCTTTCCAAAATGTCTTTTGAACCTACTGCATTTACATATAGTCCAAATTTGTCTAAAAGTCCTGCTCTTAAATCTCCTTCTTCTGGATTCATAATTCCTATTAAGATAAATTTACAATCGTGAGAAAAACTTATTCCTTCTCTTTCAATATAGTTTTTCTCTCTTGATACAACTTCTAAAATAGTGCTGATTATACTTTCTCCTAAAAGATTTATTTCATCTATATACAAAATATTATTATGGCATTTTTTCAAAATACCTTCTTGAAAAAATTTTTTTCCAGTTTTCAAAGTTCTTTCTATATCTATGCTACCAACTAAATTATCTTCTGTTGTATTAAGAGGTAAATTTATAACTTTTTTATCTGTTAAAATTTTTTCTAAACCTCTAACCAAAGTTGACTTTGCAGTTCCTTTCTCTCCATTTATTAGAACTCCTCCTATTTTTTCATTGATTATATTAAGTAGTAGGGCTTTCTTAATTCTTTCTTGACCTTCTATTGCCACAAAAGGAAATATCATACTTCCTCCTTACATAGTCAAACTATCTACCAATTTTTCTATTTGCTCTTTATCTAAAATTCCATCTTCAAAAGGTGTTTTCCTCATTCTATGTGGTAAAGCTAAAACAGCAGCTCTTAACATATCTTCTTTTATAACTTCTTCTCTATTTTCAAAAGCAGCAATAGTAATTGCTGTCTTTACAACTGCAATATCTGCTCTATGTCCATCTACATTTAAGATAATAGAAATTTTTGCAGCTAGTTCATACATCTCATCATTACATTTTATATTCTTCAATATCTTTTTACTATTTTCAATTCTATTTTTTAATTCTTCTTCTTTGGCTAAGTATTTTTTTATAAATTTTTCTGGTTCTGCTTCAAAATCTAATCTTCTTTTTATAACTTCAACTCTCTTACCTGTCTCTCTTTCTCCTATAACATCTACAACAAGTCCAAATCTGTCAAGTAATTGAGGTCTTAAATCTCCTTCTTCTGGATTCATAGTTCCAACTAAAACAAACTTAGCTGGATGAGAATATGAAATCCCTTCTCTTTCTATTGTATTTACTCCCATTGCTGCTGAATCCAAAAGTACATCAACTATATGATCATCTAAAAGATTTATCTCATCCACATATAAAATATTTCTATTACTCTGAGCAAGTATCCCTTTTTCAAACTTCTTTTCTCCAGTCTTTATCGCATATTCAATATCAAGAGTTCCTACAACTCTATCTTCAGTCGCACTTATAGGAAGATTTATCACTTTCATAGTTGATTTATGCTTTTCTATTTTTTCCCCTTTTAAATATTTTTCACTACATTGAGGACAATAATCATCTATTTTATCAGGTTCACAGTGAAATTCACAGGAATTTTCTTCTCTTTCTGCCAATAAATTTGCTAAAGCTCTCACTAAGGTTGATTTAGCTGTCCCTTTTTCTCCTCTTATAAGAACTCCTCCTAAACTAGGATTTATTATATTTAAAATAAGTGCCTCTTTCATTTTTTCCTGTCCTACTATGGCAGTAAATGGATATAAAAAATTTTTAGCCATTCATTTCCTCCTATATTCTACCTTCTTTTAAAATCCTAAAAACTGCTTTTCTTAAAACACAGTCTTTGTCTTCAACATCATATTTTTCATTAAGAATCATTCTTGATGGACAACAACCTTTACATATTTTTTCATATTCACAAGAACTACATTTTTCATATTTACCTGAATTTAATTTTATTATATTTATATCTCCATCTATATTTCCCATATAATAATCTTTATTTCCAACAAAAGAACTACAAGGATAAGTATCACCATTTGTTGTTACGACCATAGCCTCACCTAATGAAGAATAGCAATAATTTTCTGAATAGCAAGAAGTACATTGTCTGATTTTTATTTCTTCTATCTCTCTTATAACAATTTTTTTACCTGTCAATTTTGTTAAAAGTTTTACTCTTTCATATGCTTTTTTCAAATTAACATAGATGTCTTCATTATTTACTACTTTTAAATCAGTGTTTTTTTCTAAACACTTCCCTGATATTCTTAATAGATCTAACCCAACAGCATTTATATTTCCTAAATAGTATGCTATATCAATCAAATTTTCTAATTTTCCTATATTTTTATTGGAAATAACAGTATTCAAATTTATATTTTTCTTATACAGAGCAAGTAACTTAATACCACTCAATGTTTCTTTAGTTCCTCCTCTTAAAATTTCATTTATTTCTATATCTCCATCAAAACTGACACCTATATTTATATCCATATTTGATAATTTTTTAGCTATCACCTCATCTATAAGTGTAGCATTAGTTTGTAAACCAATTTTTACTTTATATTTCTCAATATTTCTAATATAGTCATATATTTTTTCTATAAGAGGAAAATTTAAAAGTGGTTCTCCTCCAGCCAAAATTAAAGTAAAGTTTTTATCTGCATATGAATCTATTGCCTTTTTTGCAATTTCAAAATTCATAGATTTATTTGTAAAATTAGGACGAGCATAACAATATTTACAATTTAGATTACAACTATCTGCAAGCCAAAGAACAAGATATTTTATTTTTATCTCATTCTTATTCTTCATAGGCTTCCACATCTCCTTCAATATTTAAATAGATCTTTCTCAGCATTTCTAATTTTTCTTGGGAAGCTTCCCACATATTTCTTTGATTTGCCTCTAATAACCTTTCACTTATATTTAATACTGCATGAGGATTATGTTCTTCAAGCCATTCTCTATTTTCCTTATTTTCCATATAAGTTTCAGTTATTCTATCATACATCCAATCTTCAGCGACTTCTGCTGTAGCATCCCAGCCAAAAAATATATCTACTGCTCCACTGACTTCTTGTGCTCCTTTATAACCATGTCTTTTTAAGCCTTCAAACCATTTAGGATTTAATATTCTAGCTCTTACTATTCTAGCTGTTTCTTCCTTTAAACTTTTTATCTTTGTTCTTTCTATATTACTTGCATCTCCACTATATGACCTTGGATCTTTTCCACTTGCATATTTAACAGCCGCAATCAAACCACCATGATATACAAAATAATCATCACTTTCCAACATATCAATTTCAACTGAACTTTCATTTTTTATAGTAATTTCAGATTTTTTCATTCTTTGCATAAAAATATTTTCAACTTTTGTTCCATGAGAATCCAAACCATAGGCATAAGAACTCCAATTTACATAGGCTTTTCCTAAATCCTCTCTTGTATCCCATTGCTTTGAACAAATTAGTACTCCAACTCCTGCTCCATAAGTTCCAGGAGGACAGCCAAAAATTCTCATTTTAGATAATTTTTCTGATTCTTCTAAAGAATAACCTTCTTCCAACAGCTGACCAATATCTTCATTCATATTTTTCTTAATATAATTAATTTCTTCTGACTCATCCAATTGAGAAACTAAATTCACAGCTTCTTCTAAAAGTCTAATCAATATAGGAAAAGTATCTCTAAATAAACCTGTTATTCTTAAGGTAACATCTATTCTTGGTCTTTTTAATTCTTCATAAGGTATAATTTCAAGTCCTATTACTCTATCTCCATTATTTAACCAAATTGGTCTAACTCCCATTAAATAAAGTGCTTCTGCAATATCATCACCATTAGTTTTCATTGTTTCTCCACCATAGACTAACATTGCAATATTTTGTGGAATTTTTCCTTCATCTGAAATATATCTTTCTATAAGCTGATCTCCTAATTTTTTCCCAATTTTCCATGCAGCCCTTGATGGAATCTTATTGGGATCTATTGAATAAAAATTAGTTCCAGTAGGTAAAATATTTATATTTCCTCTAGTTGGACATCCAGATTGTCCTGGAAGGATAAATTTTCCTTCAGCACCATTTATTGTACTTATTTTTTCCCTGATGGTTTCATTTATTTTAGGCAAAACTATTTCTAAAATATTTTTTCTCAATGTTTCTAAATATTTCTTTTCTCTAACTTCATAACTTGAATACCTATCCTTAAATATTTCTTTAGACATATCTTTATCAGAATATATAATTTCTTTAATTATATCAGTAGTGATATTTTTTATATCATCTAATATCATTAAATTAGTTTTTCCATCTTTTAATATATGAGGTTTATCTATAAGTTCTTCTGTATCATAGCCTAAAGCCTTTCCAACTGCTTTATCTGCTGCTAACATTCCACAATTATCTATCCTCAAAAGTGCCTGAATTAAAGTTGCACACCTATCCCCAGTTGCAGCTTCTCCTAAAATATGTAAACCATCTTTTATTGTTGAAGATTTTAGTTCCTCTATATATGAATGAAATTTATTAATAAAACTCTTGTAGTTTTTTCTCACTTCTTCCTTATCAATATTCATATCTAAATTATAATTATATTTAAAAGCTCTCTCTAAAATATCTTCTTTTATTTCTTCTATCTTAGGATCACCTGAATTTTCTGCTTGATAATACTGTTTTATTAATTCATCTATTTCTTCAATATCTTCATATTCTCCAGCTAAAGTTAAAGCTGAAATCATATATGAAATAAGTGCTGCATAACTTCTTCTTTTAGCTTGCAAACCTTCTCCAGTTACATTAATAGAATAATCATATAAATGTGGAATATCATCTATATTAAAATCAGGACATGAAGCATCACAAAGTCCTATTTCCTTTCCTGGCAGCCATTCAAGTGTTCCATGAGTTCCAATATGATAAATGACATCCGCTCTAAACTCCTCTTTTATCCATTTATAAAAAGAATAATATTGATGAGGAATAACAAAATCTGTACTATGATAAAGTTCTTCTGCTCTTTCCATCATTCCTCTGGCTGGTTGTAATCCTATAAAAATATTTCCATTTAATATTCCTGGAACAGGTAATAAATTTTCATACACCATAAATTCTCCAGGAGGTACTCCCCATTGTTCTTCCATCTTATTTCTTATCTTTGAATTTAATTCTGAAAACCACTTACTGTATTTTCCCTTATCAATAGTATCTATACTTCTTTCTAAAACTTTATCTGCTGTCAACCATTTTTGGTCATTACTTACAGTTCTTATAATTCTTTGAATTATGTCATTGCCATTTTTAAATTTATAATCTATTGACACTCCCATTTCTGAAAAAGTTTCTACCATATTGTAGACTGAATTAGGAGTATCTAAACCAAAAGCACAACCTATCATATCATTTCTTGGAGGCATATTATGAAGTATAATAGCAATTTTTTTATCTTTATTCTCTTTATTTGCTAATTTTGACCACCCCATTGCCATCCTTGCTATTTTATTTACCCTTTCATCTATAGGAAGAAATATTGATTTTTCTCCAAACTCATCAATCATTGTTTCATAAGTACAACAAGTAACTGAAATAATTTGTCCATCAAACTCTGGATAATATACATTTGAAGTCAAAGACATAGCATCCAAACCTCTCACATCATTATCCCAAGTTTTCCTATTTTGGTAAGTATTCATTGCTTGTATTACTGGAATACCTAAATCTTCAAAAATACTTTTATCAACCATAGCTGTTCCATCACCTGGCTCATCAAAAATACTTTGAGAATAGGCTACCAAATTTATTATACAATCTGGAATTACTTTTCCATTTCTTTTAAAATAATTATCTATCACCCATCTAGTTCCCTTAGCTTTTATCTCTGGATTAGGAGCTGAATTGGTAAAAACTATTAAAGGATGACCTCCTTCTTTTTTAATCTCTTCTACAAATTTATTAATAACCTTTATTTTCTTTATTTCCCATTCTTTACCATGAGCA
The Fusobacterium simiae genome window above contains:
- a CDS encoding ATP-binding protein, translating into MAKNFLYPFTAIVGQEKMKEALILNIINPSLGGVLIRGEKGTAKSTLVRALANLLAEREENSCEFHCEPDKIDDYCPQCSEKYLKGEKIEKHKSTMKVINLPISATEDRVVGTLDIEYAIKTGEKKFEKGILAQSNRNILYVDEINLLDDHIVDVLLDSAAMGVNTIEREGISYSHPAKFVLVGTMNPEEGDLRPQLLDRFGLVVDVIGERETGKRVEVIKRRLDFEAEPEKFIKKYLAKEEELKNRIENSKKILKNIKCNDEMYELAAKISIILNVDGHRADIAVVKTAITIAAFENREEVIKEDMLRAAVLALPHRMRKTPFEDGILDKEQIEKLVDSLTM
- a CDS encoding radical SAM/SPASM domain-containing protein, which produces MKNKNEIKIKYLVLWLADSCNLNCKYCYARPNFTNKSMNFEIAKKAIDSYADKNFTLILAGGEPLLNFPLIEKIYDYIRNIEKYKVKIGLQTNATLIDEVIAKKLSNMDINIGVSFDGDIEINEILRGGTKETLSGIKLLALYKKNINLNTVISNKNIGKLENLIDIAYYLGNINAVGLDLLRISGKCLEKNTDLKVVNNEDIYVNLKKAYERVKLLTKLTGKKIVIREIEEIKIRQCTSCYSENYCYSSLGEAMVVTTNGDTYPCSSFVGNKDYYMGNIDGDINIIKLNSGKYEKCSSCEYEKICKGCCPSRMILNEKYDVEDKDCVLRKAVFRILKEGRI
- the cobN gene encoding cobaltochelatase subunit CobN, producing the protein MFKIIFITSMFDNIYIINKVSHTISNEYKNQFEFRYYKAAEIDSSCQKYEELMKDTKNSNLICIMLHGGISTFKNFFKLKEEINGKIPFFIYSSIEDENREFISKSGLSPLIQDKISKYYSLGGERNYRNMFLYMANSLNHSNYKVEDCEYPQWEGIYDYERKDYLKEEEEKIYLDKLLEEKNVIALIAHGKEWEIKKIKVINKFVEEIKKEGGHPLIVFTNSAPNPEIKAKGTRWVIDNYFKRNGKVIPDCIINLVAYSQSIFDEPGDGTAMVDKSIFEDLGIPVIQAMNTYQNRKTWDNDVRGLDAMSLTSNVYYPEFDGQIISVTCCTYETMIDEFGEKSIFLPIDERVNKIARMAMGWSKLANKENKDKKIAIILHNMPPRNDMIGCAFGLDTPNSVYNMVETFSEMGVSIDYKFKNGNDIIQRIIRTVSNDQKWLTADKVLERSIDTIDKGKYSKWFSELNSKIRNKMEEQWGVPPGEFMVYENLLPVPGILNGNIFIGLQPARGMMERAEELYHSTDFVIPHQYYSFYKWIKEEFRADVIYHIGTHGTLEWLPGKEIGLCDASCPDFNIDDIPHLYDYSINVTGEGLQAKRRSYAALISYMISALTLAGEYEDIEEIDELIKQYYQAENSGDPKIEEIKEDILERAFKYNYNLDMNIDKEEVRKNYKSFINKFHSYIEELKSSTIKDGLHILGEAATGDRCATLIQALLRIDNCGMLAADKAVGKALGYDTEELIDKPHILKDGKTNLMILDDIKNITTDIIKEIIYSDKDMSKEIFKDRYSSYEVREKKYLETLRKNILEIVLPKINETIREKISTINGAEGKFILPGQSGCPTRGNINILPTGTNFYSIDPNKIPSRAAWKIGKKLGDQLIERYISDEGKIPQNIAMLVYGGETMKTNGDDIAEALYLMGVRPIWLNNGDRVIGLEIIPYEELKRPRIDVTLRITGLFRDTFPILIRLLEEAVNLVSQLDESEEINYIKKNMNEDIGQLLEEGYSLEESEKLSKMRIFGCPPGTYGAGVGVLICSKQWDTREDLGKAYVNWSSYAYGLDSHGTKVENIFMQRMKKSEITIKNESSVEIDMLESDDYFVYHGGLIAAVKYASGKDPRSYSGDASNIERTKIKSLKEETARIVRARILNPKWFEGLKRHGYKGAQEVSGAVDIFFGWDATAEVAEDWMYDRITETYMENKENREWLEEHNPHAVLNISERLLEANQRNMWEASQEKLEMLRKIYLNIEGDVEAYEE